DNA from Desulfuromonas sp. AOP6:
CCCTGATCCTGCAAAGCATAGGCGCGAAGTTTGTTGACCAGGCCGATACCTCTACCTTCCTGGCGCATGTACAGGACGACTCCGTTTCCTTCTTGAGCAATCTGCTTCATGGCCGCATGAAGCTGATCACCGCAATCACATCGAAGTGATCCAAAGACATCCCCAGTGAGACACTCGGAATGGACACGGACAAGAACAGGCTGACTTGGGTCAATATCTCCTTTGACCAGAGCCAAGTGCTGGGCCTGATCAACATCATTTTCGTAAGCGATGGCCAGGAATTCTCCACCGTAAGGTGTAGGCAAAATCGTTTCAGCCGCGCGCCTTACCAGTCGTTCCTTGCACATCCGGTAAGCTACCAAGTCAGCGATGGTAATAATTTTGAGACCGTGTTCTTGGGCGAAAACCTTCAATTGAGGCATCCTGGCCATGGTCCCGTCATCGTTCATGATTTCACAGATGACCCCAGCAGGCTTAAGTCCAGCCAACCGCGCCAAATCCATAGAACCTTCGGTCTGTCCGGCCCGGACAAGAACCCCGCCCTTCTTGGCTCTGAGAGGGAAAACGTGCCCAGGACGAGCGAGGTCGTAGGCAGTGGTTTCATCAGCTAGCGCAACCTGAATGGTCGTGGCCCGATCAGCAGCAGATATTCCGGTTGTAACTCCACGTCTGGCCTCAATAGATACAGTAAACGCTGTTCCAAACGATGACGAGTTGTTTTCAACCATAAGCGGAAGGTCAAGAAGGTCGGCTCTATCCTCGGTAAGGGTCAGACAAATAAGGCCACGCCCTTCTTTAGCCATGAAATTAATGGCTTCAGGTGTAACCAATTCAGCTGCCATAGCCAGGTCACCTTCATTTTCCCGATCTTCATCATCTACGAGAATAACCATTTTACCTTGGCGGATATCCTCGAGGGCTGCTTCTATTTTTCCAATAGGCATGTCAGGGTACGTCCTTTCGAGAGGCGCAATCATGTCACATAAATCCATGGTTTGCAAGAAATTCAAAGTTCACGGCTTGGCTCTTTTGCCCTTCCCCCCGTGATCCCAAAAGGCGCTCAACATACTTTCCAAGAATGTCCGTTTCGACATTAACCCTATCCCCCGGCTTCACGTACTGGAGAGTTGTCCGAGAGAGGCTATGGGGAATGATCATAAGAGAGAAGTCCTCTTCTGTCACATCGTTGACTGTCAAACTGATGCCGTCGACGGCAACGGAACCCTTCACAACCATGTATCGATGGCACCTATCAGGTATGGAAATAACGATGCGCTCAGCATTTCCCTCAAGGGTTTTTGAACGAATCACGCCAATGCCATCAACATGCCCAGTCACGATATGCCCCCCCAGGCGATCGGAAAGCATGAGAGCACGCTCCAGGTTGACCCTCTGCCCCACTCGCAGGTCAGCCAGATTGGTTCGCATCACGGTTTCCCGGGAGACATCGGCGGAAAACGCACCTCCACCCCTGGAAACGAGCGTGAGACAAATCCCGTTGACGGCGATGCTTTCACCAATCGAAAGATCATCAAGGGGAAAATGCGTGGAAACAGTAAGCTGAAAACTTGCTCCACCCTTATGAATTTTCAGTAGAGTTCCGACATCTTGAATCAGTCCGGTGAACATGGGTATACTTCTCCCTCCAAAAGGACATCGTCCCCAAAAGACCTGACACGAACATGCTTGAGGCGCCAGGCATCTACCAGGCGGGTGGCGCCTTGCCCAGCAAACAAGCCTCGTCCATCATCGCCCCCCAACAGTACCGGCGCCACAAAAATCATGGCCCTGTCCACCAGCCCTTCACGCAAGAGGGTACCATTTAGGATGGCCCCACCCTCGAGAAAAAGGTGTTGGATATCCATTTTCCCCAGCTCGAGCAAGAGAGCATTCAGATCAACATGACCGTTTTTTTGGGGGAGTACAAGAACACGCACACCGACGGCCTGAAGCCTGCAAATCTTATTGGGATCGGCCGCGTTTGTGGTGGCAACCAGAGTCCCCTCGTCGGCAGAAAGCGCTACGAGGGCCGAGTCTTCCGGAATACGCAAAAAAGTGTCAACAACAACCCTGATGGGGTTTCGGCCCCCCTCTGGAAGTCGGGTGGTTAACCGAGGATTATCGGTGAGAACCGTACCGATGCCAACCATGACGGCATCAACCTTATCACGCGTTTGATGCACATATAATCGACTTTGTTCGTTTGATATCCACTGGGATTCGCCGGAGGAGGTTGCACAGAAACCATCGAGGGTTATAGCGGACTTGAGAGTAACCAGGGGCGTTCCCGTCAGTACGTGCTTGGCAAAAGGGGCTATCAGATGGCGACATTCCTCCTCCAGTACGCCTGTCACCACTTCTACGCCGTTATCCGCAAGAAGCGAGATGCCCCTCCCACAAACCCTGGGGTTTGGGTCCCGTGTTCCAATAAAAACCTTCCTGATACCCGCCGCCACAATGGCCTCAGCACAGGGCCCGGTTCGGCCATGATGCGAACAGGGTTCGAGGGTGACATACAACTCCCCATCTTGGGCCTGCACGCCAGCCTGCCTCAGCGCATTAATTTCGGCATGGGGCTCTCCGGCCCGACGATGAAAACCTTCACCGACAATCATCCCGCTGCAGACGATAACGGCTCCTACCGCCGGATTTGGTCGGGTGCGCCCTTCGGCTGTGCGGGCCAGAATAAGGGCCCGGGTCATATAATAATCGGGAGATGGGCTTTCAGGATTTGCCATATCAAAAAGCTGGAAGAAAGAGATTGTTTACCTTGGTGAAAGAAATGAGCGGCTCAGGCTGATTTGTTCTCTTTGGCCAGAATTTCTTTAAGTTCGGACATAAACTCATTAATGTCCTTGAATTGCCTGTACACAGAGGCAAAACGCACATAGGCAACCTCGTCAACATTCCTCAAGGCCTCCATAACGCCCTCACCTATGCGGCTGGCTTCGATTTCCTTTTCGCCACTTTCCTGAAGGGAAATTTCCAGCTGATCCACGAGTTTTTCAATGGTAGCAATAGGAACAGGCCGTTTTTCGCAAGCTCTCTGCATACCGGCAATGATTTTTAAGCGGTCAAAAGGTTCACGGCGACCGTCTTTTTTAACGACCAACGGCAGAATCTCTTCGACCCGCTCGTAGGTCGTGAACCGACGACCACAGTCAATACACTCCCTCCTCCTTCGGATGTTGTTCCCTTCTTTTCCTAGTCGGGAATCGATGACCTTGGTATCTTCAAAGCTGCAAAACGGGCACTTCATGTCAGATATCCTGGGCCTTTCTATCGGCAAAATCCGCGAAAGAGTGTACGCCGATACCCGACTCTGCCAACATCTCCAGGGATAGCTGATCGGGATATCCCTCCAGGTAGACAATGCGGGCGATACCGGCGTTGATCAGCATTTTGGAGCAGATGACGCAAGGTGAGTTGGTGCAATAAAGAGTGCCATTACTGATGTTCACACCATGCTTGGCCGCCTGGATGATGGCATTTTGTTCTGCGTGTAGTCCACGACAAAGTTCATGTCGCTCACCGGAAGGAACGTTCAGCGTTTGTCGCAAACAGCCCACTTCAGAACAATGAGCAATCCCTGATGGTGTACCATTGTAACCCGTCGCCAGAATATTTTTTTCCTTGACGACTACTGCACCAACCTGCCGGCGCATACAGGTAGATCGCCTGGCCACGAGCCGGGCGATCTCCATAAAATATTCCTCCCAGGTCGGACGCGTCATACGGACAGGCGATGGGAGTACAAAGGAAACTTCAGACAGAGTTCTTTAACTTCCTGACGAATCGCTTGAAGTTCATTTTTGTTGTCTACGTTAGAAAGAGCGCGTGCCATCCAGACAGCCACCTTTTCCATTTCAGCCTCTTTCAGTCCGCGGGTAGTAGTGGCTGGAGTTCCAACACGGAAACCACTAGTGACAAAGGGAGAACGCGTATCAAACGGCACCGCATTCTTGTTAACCGTGATGCCAGCCTTTTCCAAGGTCTCTTCGGCCACTTTGCCAGTGATGTCCTTATTGGTTAGATCAACCAGCATAAGGTGGTTGTCCGTTCCCCCCGAGACAATATCAAACCCGTTACGGTTGAGTGCAGCAGCCAGGGCCTTGGCATTTTTGACCACCTGACGGCCATATTCCTTAAACTCAGGAGTTAGCGCCTCTTTGAAGGCGACAGCCTTGGCAGCAATAACGTGCATCAGTGGACCACCCTGAATCCCAGGGAAAATATTGCTGTTCAGTTTTTTGGCATGCTCCTCACGACAGAGAATCATGCCCCCGCGAGGCCCCCTGAGTGTTTTATGTGTGGTAGTGGTCACAAAGTCAGCATAAGGAACAGGGCTCGGGTGTTCACCCGCAGCCACCAGACCGGCGATATGAGCCATGTCGACCATTACAACAGCTCCTACCTTATCGGCAATCTGGCGAAAAGTGGGGAAATCCAGTGTCCGTGAATACGCGCTCGCCCCGACGACGATCATCTTGGGTTTGTGTTCAAGAGCTAGCCTCTCGACCTCCCCATAGTCAATTCGACCCGTCTCTCTCTCGACACCATAAGGGATAATATTGAATAATTTGCCGGAAAAATTGACGGGGGAACCATGAGTGAGGTGTCCACCGTGAGCCAGATTCATGCCGAGGATGGTATCCCCAGGTTGACATACAGAAAAATAGACGGCCATATTGGCCTGCGACCCTGAATGGGGCTGTACATTGGCATGCTCAGCACCAAAAAGGGTTTTTGCACGATCAATCGCCAATTGTTCGGCAACGTCAACGAATTCACAGCCGCCATAATATCTTTTTCCGGGATACCCTTCGGCATACTTATTGGTAAGAACTGAACCTTGCGCTTCCAATACGTTTTCGCTGACAAAATTTTCCGAAGCAATAAATTCCAGACTGTATTCTTGCCGCCCTGTCTCTCTCTGTATAGCTGATGCAATTTCAGGGTCAAATTTGGCCAGCAGTTCCGACATGTGACTCCACCTCCGATTTAAAAACTGTATTTATCACTATGTATTTTGGGGGGTATTCAATGACAATGGGCAGGCCGGAGGCCTGCCCATTGTCATCCTGCCTCTAAATTTTACCGGCGCATATTATGGTCTTTTCCAGTTCGGCAATCTTATCAAGCCGTCGCTGATGTCGCCCCCCCGAAAACTCAGCATCCAGCCAAGCTGCAACCATTTCGACACCTTGCGCTGAAGCATCTACTCGTCCACCGAGTACGAGAACATTCGCGTTGTTATGTTCCTTGGCCATGCGGGCGGTGAATTCGTCATGAACCAGAGCGGCCCTGACTCCTGGAAATTTATTGGCCACAATGGACATCCCTATCCCTGTGCCGCAGATAAGTATACCACCCTCTGCTTGACCAAGAGAAACCGCTTGAGCTACTTTCTCGCCAAAATCTGGGTAGTCGACGGATTCAGAGCCATTGGTTCCCAGATCACGAAAAGCGACCTGCCTTTTGTGGAGATATCCCTTGAGCGCTTCTTTGAGTTCAAGGCCACCGTGATCACTTGCAATGATGAGCATTTTCGTTTTTCGCTCCGGTTGTTATATTTTTTTAAAAAGCAGCGTCGCGTTAGTCCCGCCGAACCCAAAGGAGTTGGACAAGGCCACTTTGATGTGGGCCTTGCGTGCTTCATTGGGCACGTAGTCGAGGTCGCACTCGGGATCAGGCTCCTCATAGTTGATGGTAGGAGGCACAACCCCTCGTTCCATGGCCAGTAACGCGTAAACCGCTTCGATTCCACCGGCAGCGCCAAGGGCATGCCCTGTCATGCTTTTGGTGGAACTGATCAATACCTTGCTTGCATGGCTACCGAGAACTGACTTGATGGCCATGGTTTCGTAAAGGTCATTAAAGTGCGTGGAAGTACCGTGCGCGTTGATATAGTCAACCTGGTCCGGCGAAATGCCCGCAGTGGAAAGTGCCATCTTGATACAGCGCGCAGCCCCCTCCCCTCCTGGAGCGGGAGCCGTCAGGTGATGAGCATCACCGGTAAGGCCATAGCCGCTAATTTCCGCATAAATTTTAGCTCCACGATTTTTAGCACTTTCGTATTCTTCCAAAATCAGAATACCGGCGCCTTCTGCCATGACGAATCCATCACGATTCTTGTCAAATGGACGACTGGCAGCAGTGGGATCATCATTACGTGTGGACAACGCCTTCATAACGTTGAATCCGCCAATCCCAAGCGGGGTGATGGTAGATTCAGTACCTCCGGCGATCATAGCATCCGCATCTCCTCGCTGGATCATGCGAAAAGCATCCCCAATCGAGTGGGTTCCTGTAGCACAAGCGGAGACGGAGGAAAGGTTAGGACCTTTAGCGCCATATTTGATGGAAATCTGGCCAGGAGCCAGATTAATAATCAGCATCGGGATGAAGAATGGGGTGATTTTCTTATGCCCACCCTCTAGGCTGGCTTGATGGTATTTTTCAATAGCAGGAAGGCCACCGAGACCAGCACCTACGACAACCCCAACGCGCTCGGCATTATCGTCAGTAATTTTAAGCCCGGAGTCCTGCATCGCCAGTTCAGCGGCTCCAAGAGCGTACTGAATAAACAGGTCCATCTTTTTGATTTCTTTTTTATCAATAAAATCTTCGGCATTAAAGTCTTTGACTTCGCCGGCAATCTGAGTAGGCAAATCGGATGCATCGAAACGTGTAATCCGATCAATGCCAGATTTTCCGTTTATCAAAGCATCCCAGTTCTTTTCCACCCCGGTTCCAAGAGCAGAAACAACCCCGACACCTGTCACAACGACTCTACGCATGATGATACTCTTCCTCCGTAAGGGCGACTATACCCATCAGCGGGAATGTTCTACGCGATCAAGGTCCCATAAAAAAACAGGAACGATAGACCAGGCTTTTGTTAATAAAACAAAGAACAAGGGAGGAGAAAACTTCTCCTCCCTTGTTTGAATCTTAGGCTTGTTCGCTGATGTAGCTGATCGCATCCTGAACAGTCTGGATCTTCTCAGCGTCCTCGTCAGAGATTTCAACGTCGAACTCTTCTTCAAGAGCCATGACCAGCTCAACAGTATCAAGGGAGTCAGCCCCGAGATCGTCCATAAAAGACGCATCGTTGGTTACCTGATCCTCATCAACACCAAGCTGCTCAGCAACAATCTGTTTAACTCTTTCTTCAATAGAAGCCATTTGCCTTTCCTCCTTTTTGTTGTTCAAGCCGATCGATGACCGGACAAGTGTTTTGCGCTTTCTGAACTCCTACATATACATCCCGCCGTTGACTCCAAGCACTTGTCCTGTGATGTAACCGGCGTGATCCGACGCTAAAAAGATGACAGCATGAGCAATGTCTGTTGCATCACCAAGACGACCAAGGGGAATCTGGGCGGCCAATTCCTCTCGAGTTTTTTCCGGCAGGGCCTCTGTCATATCCGTAGTTATAAAACCTGGAGTTATGGCATTAGCCGTGATATTTCTTCGAGCCAGTTCTTTGGCCACCGATTTTGTAAGCCCGATAAGGCCCGCCTTGCTGGCACAGTAATTGACCTGGCCTGGGTTTCCCATTTCTCCCACAACGGATGAAATGTTAATTATACGTCCAAACTTTTGTTTGCTCATGACCTTAGCCGCGGCTCGGGTGCAGAGAAAAGCTCCCTTGAGGTTCGTATCGAGCACCGCGTCCCAATCCTCATCCTTCATGCGCAGCAACAAGCCGTCCCTGGTTATCCCTGCATTATTAACGAGAATATCGAGTCGGCCGAAATGATCAATGGCGGCCTTGATGATGCGATCGGCGTCTTCAGTGACAGCGACATCACCCACGACACTAATGCAGGATCCCCCACTATCTTCAATTTCACGGCACAAAGCCTCGATTCCCGCTGCACTTCGAGCAGACACCACCACTTTAGCACCGGCAGCTGCCATGGCAAGAGCGATCGTGCGCCCAATCCCTCGTGACGCACCCGTGACTACACCAACGCGATCTTTAAGCATATAAATCTCCTAGAAGTTCGCCTGCAGATTTTTAAGACTGTCGGTGTCTTCCAGGTTCCCAACAGGGACCCCTTTCGCAATGCGGCGAACCAGCCCGGAGAGAACCTTCCCAGGACCGACCTCAATAAAATGCTCAACGCCCAGATCGACCATTTTTAGAATAGACTCGTCCCAGCGGACAGGCGCGCTGACCTGGCGAACCAGGAGATCTCTGATCAGGGAATGGTCCTGATTCGGAAGAGCCTCAACATTGCTAACCACTGGCATATTCATGGTCGAGACATTGACACCATCAAGTACTTCTTTCAGACGAAGTCCTGCAGGTATCATGAGAGAACAGTGAAACGGAGCACTTACGGGTAAAGACATCGCCTTTTTGGCGCCCTTTTCCTTGGCCAGGGCAATGGCGCGATCTACCGCCTGAACGTGTCCAGCAATGACTACCTGACCAGGACTGTTGTAGTTGGCCGGCGCAACGACATCCCCCTGCGCTGCCTCACGACAGATCTCTTCTAGATCTCTGCCCTCCAACCCAAGAATAGCGGCCATGGAGCCGGTACCAACGGGAACGGCCTCCTGCATGAAAAGCCCACGGGCACGGACAGTTTTGACGGCATCTGCAAAAGCCAAGGCGCCAGAAGCGACAAGGGCAGAATATTCCCCTAGGGAGTGGCCAGCCAGATAAGACGGTTGCAGGCTCATTTCGGATTCAAGGACACGATAAGCCGCCACACTGGTCGTCAATATGGCAGGTTGCGTGTTGGCCGTCAGCTTCAACTCTTCTTCAGGTCCTTGAAAACAAAGCGAAGAAATTTTGAATTGCAGGGCGTCATCGGCTTCTTCAAAAGTCTGTCTGGCAACGGGGAAGTTATCCGCCAGCGCTTTCCCCATGCCGGCGTATTGTGATCCCTGTCCGGGAAAAATCAAGGCAACCATAATGGTTAACACTCCCTTTGTACGCAGAAGCTACCAGCGGATAAGAGCAGACCCCCAGGTCAGTCCGCCACCGAAGGCATCTAGAAGAACGATATCTCCAGGCTTTATTTTCCCGCTACGGTTCGCTTCATCCAAAGCAAGGGGAATGGAAGCGCCGGAGGTGTTTCCGAAACGGTCCACATTGACGTAAACCTGCTCATCACGAAAACCAATTCGCTTGGCTGTCGCATCAAGAATACGCTGATTGGCCTGGTGAGGAATGAAAAGGCTAACGTCATTGATCGTCATCCCATTTGCCTCAAGAGCCTCAAGTGCTACATCAGTCAAAGACCTGACGGCAATTTTGAAAACCTCATTTCCCTGCATTTTCAGGTAAGGAAGACGAGCTTTCAGACCCTCTTCAGAGGCTGGGTTTCGGGATCCGAAGCCTGGCTGGTAGAGTAACTCCGCATAGGACCCGTCTGCATGCAGGTGAGTCGAGAGGATCCCCTTGTCTTCGTCACAGGCTTCGAGAACGACGGCACCGGCACCATCGCCAAACAAAACACAGGTATTGCGATCTTCCCAGTCTACCGCGCGAGTAAGAACCTCAGCCCCAATAACGAGAGCTTTGGAACCAACTCCGGAACGTATCCGGCTGACCGCTGTATCGAGAGCATAGACAAAGCCGCTGCACGCTGCGGAAACATCATAAGCAGCACAGCCGCGGATGCCAAGTTTATGCTGAACAACACATGCGGTGGCAGGCCAAGGATAGTCTCCGGTAATCGTCCCGACGATTATCATGTCGATCTCTTCCGGCAAAACGCCGGCCATCTCTAGAGCACGTCGAGAAGCCTCGGTCGCCAGGTCGGATGTAACTTCCTGATCTCCAGCAACATGGCGGGTACGAATGCCGGTTCGAGAGGTAATCCATTCGTCAGAGGTGTCCAGAAATTTTTCAAGATCAAGGTTGGTCAGAATTTTTTCAGGAACATAAGAACCCGTCCCTGTTATTTTGACGTTTTTCATTTGGACACTCTCCTTGCCAACAGTTGAAATCAAGCCGAGTTGCCTACAGGGCTGCTTCGTCAGTTTGAGACTCGGTTTTTTCCAACTGGGCCACCAACTTTTCGTTGGTTTTGCTCGCCACGGCTTCGCGGGCCATATTGATGGCATTCATAATCGCCCTGGGGCTTGATCCGCCATGGCATATCATACCTACACCATCAATACCCAAAAGCGGAGCACCACCGTATTCGGCATAATCAACTTTTTTCTTAAAAGCCCGGAAGGCGGGTTTGGCCAGAAGAAATCCGATCTTGGCGAAGAATCGGCGGCTCATTTCTTTCTTCAGCATGGTGCCGACAGCCTCGACCAGCCCTTCGGAGACCTTCAGGACAACGTTTCCGACAAAACCGTCACACACGACGACATCCGTCTTACCGTTATAGATATCCCGACCTTCTACGTTTCCAACATAGTTAAAAGGAGCAGTCCGGAGCAATCTATGCGCCTCACGGGACAATTCATTCCCCTTTTTTTCTTCTTCCCCGTTGGAGAGCAGACCGACCCTGGGACGTTCTTTCCCAAGAACACTTCTACAGTAGACCTCGCCCATGAGAGCGAACTGCGCGAGATGCTGTGGTTTGCAATCGACGTTTCCCCCTACATCCAGCACCAGGGTCTGATCACTGAGATTCGGGACTATCGTTGCAATAGCAGGCCGGTCAATTCCACCGATGCGTTTAAGGACAAACATCCCCGCAGCCATGGTGGCACCCGAATTGCCTGCGCTGACAACAGCACTGGCCTCGCCATTTTTAATCAGATTAAAAGCGACCCGAATCGAAGAATCTTTCTTTTTTCGAACGGCATCAGAAGCCGAATCACTCATCCCGACGACTTCGCTGGCCTGCTGGATGCGAATATCCAAATCCTCAGTGGAATACTTTCCCAATTCCGACTTGAGTCTATCCGAATCCCCAACAAGAATAATGGAAATCCCAAATTTTCTTGCTGCCGCAACGGCGCCCTCAACCTCAACCTGGGGAGCGTTATCTCCCCCCATGGCATCAACGGCTACTACGATGGACTTCAATCAGACCTCTTACTCTTCGGTTCCAACGATGGTCTTGCCCTTATAGCTGCCACAGGAACCACAAACCCGGTGGGGCTGCTTCGGTTCCTTGCATTGGGGGCAGGTGGAAATTCCAGGTGCGCTCAAGGCGTCGTGGGCACGGCGCATATCGCGCTGGGATTTGGAAGTTTTCTTTTTAGGTACAGCCATTATCAGTTTCTCCTTCTGTATTCAAGCCTATCGGCTCTATGCGTGCTCAAGGCACCTCTTTGACAGGATCAAAATCTCTATCGTTTTTCATCCACTTTAAAATTCTTCAATGCTGAAAACTTCAGACTGAAATCATCGGTATCGCAATGACAGACTTCTTGATTGAGGTTGCCACCACACTTAAGGCAGAGTCCCTTGCAGTCTGCTTTACAGAGAGGACGCAGGGGCAACGCCATAATCACTTCTTGTTGAACTGCTTCTCGAAGATCGATAGTATCACCGGAATAAAGCATTAAACCCATGTCTTCCGGGGCAACTTCAATCTCTTCATCATCCCCTTCAACCTCAGGAAGCTCTTTTACGTAGGTAAGATCAAAAGCGCTCTGAATGGGGGTCGCATATTCGACCAGACAGCGACTGCAATGAAAAACAACATCGGCCTGAACGACTCCAGAAACACTAACCATGCCATCAAGCATGGAAATTTTCAGATGTATCTGGATAACCCCGGCAAACAACACCTCATTACGCTGCTGCATATCCGCCAAGACCGGGAAGGAAGACGCAGGTTCTGAAAACTCGAGAGTGAGTCCTTCTTTGGTTATGTTGTCAACATGAAGAAGCAAAGGGGTTTCCCGGCAGCAAGAAAGCGGTTAGTATAAAGACTGCCCTTGGTTTGTCAAGGGAAAACACAGTCACTCAGAGCGGCAAGTAAGCAGTTTTTATTAGCGTATATCCTATCTTTTTGCAAGCCTTTAATTCATCCCACAAAGAGCTATGCCAAGAAAAAGAAACCCCCTTATTTCAAAGAAAAGGCAAACCCCAATGACCAGAACCGCAGAGGCTATCAACCGGCTCGTATCCATCATTGAAACATTAAGATCTCCCTCTGGCTGCCCCTGGGATGCAGCACAGACATCAGCCACCCTGAAACCTTTTCTTCTTGAAGAAACCTATGAGGTTCTTGAGGCCATTGACAGTGGGAAACCGGATGCCCTCAGAGAAGAACTAGGCGATCTGTTGATGCAGATTGTCTTTCATGCCCGCATATTTGAAGAAAAACAACAGTTCGACCTGGCGGACGTCGCCAACGAAATATCAAAAAAACTAATCCGCCGCCATCCTCATGTATTCGAAAAAAGCACAGAGCTAGACCAGGCCAGCCTGAGAGAACAGTGGAACCACATCAAAAATAAGGAAAAAACAAAAAAAGATGAAAGCCCGAACCTCTTTTCAGGGATCCCGACGAGTCTACCGGCGTTGGCCCGCGCCCGGAAAACGATGGAAAGGACAAACCCCAAAGATATAGAGGTTCAGCATCAAGAAAAAGCCTACAAGGAAGTGTCGCACGGCTTGAGCAGGCTTAAACTCGACGACCAGACACAAGCCGAGACCGAACTGGGCGAAATTCTTTTTTCCTTGGCTAAACTGTGCTACGTCTCAAAAATAGACCCGGAAGAGGCTCTCAGGAAGGCAACCAACCGCTACATGTCTTTTTATTTAAAATAAACCCAAGAGGGTTATTTGCTAAAAACGCTTAGCTTTCAAGCGGGTCCCCTTCTTTTCCACACGAACAGTGGACAACCTGTGTACACTCCTGTGGATATCACCCTCAACGAATGGCCTCAGCTGTCAAATAGCGTATTGCACATTATTTGCGCATTCTTTTTTTATATGTGTTTTCGGTATGTTAGGCTCAAAAAACCAGGAGACACCAAAAAAGAACCACCTGCCCCCAACCCCCAACAACCAAAAGGGAAAATCAGCGAAATATGTTTATAAAGCTTCTGCTATTCTTCACATTGGTACCAGTCATTGAGGTTTACGTTCTCTTTGAAGCAGGGAGGCTTATCGGGTTGCCGCTTACCATCACCCTTATCATCCTGACGGGGATAGCCGGAGCCTACCTGGCACAATCTCAAGGCTTCCAGGTTCTGATTGACATCCGCCAATCCATTGAGCAAGGTGGCCTGCCGGCCGAGGGTCTGGCCCATGCAGCCTTGATTCTCACCGGCGGGATACTCCTGCTTACGCCCGGGTTCTGTACAGACCTCATCGGCTTTATCCTGTTGACACCACTAACGCGCCAGATTCTTAAAGATCGGATATTTAAGTGGTTAAGGAACCACCTGGCGGAGAGAGAT
Protein-coding regions in this window:
- the fabF gene encoding beta-ketoacyl-ACP synthase II → MRRVVVTGVGVVSALGTGVEKNWDALINGKSGIDRITRFDASDLPTQIAGEVKDFNAEDFIDKKEIKKMDLFIQYALGAAELAMQDSGLKITDDNAERVGVVVGAGLGGLPAIEKYHQASLEGGHKKITPFFIPMLIINLAPGQISIKYGAKGPNLSSVSACATGTHSIGDAFRMIQRGDADAMIAGGTESTITPLGIGGFNVMKALSTRNDDPTAASRPFDKNRDGFVMAEGAGILILEEYESAKNRGAKIYAEISGYGLTGDAHHLTAPAPGGEGAARCIKMALSTAGISPDQVDYINAHGTSTHFNDLYETMAIKSVLGSHASKVLISSTKSMTGHALGAAGGIEAVYALLAMERGVVPPTINYEEPDPECDLDYVPNEARKAHIKVALSNSFGFGGTNATLLFKKI
- the acpP gene encoding acyl carrier protein → MASIEERVKQIVAEQLGVDEDQVTNDASFMDDLGADSLDTVELVMALEEEFDVEISDEDAEKIQTVQDAISYISEQA
- the fabG gene encoding 3-oxoacyl-[acyl-carrier-protein] reductase, coding for MLKDRVGVVTGASRGIGRTIALAMAAAGAKVVVSARSAAGIEALCREIEDSGGSCISVVGDVAVTEDADRIIKAAIDHFGRLDILVNNAGITRDGLLLRMKDEDWDAVLDTNLKGAFLCTRAAAKVMSKQKFGRIINISSVVGEMGNPGQVNYCASKAGLIGLTKSVAKELARRNITANAITPGFITTDMTEALPEKTREELAAQIPLGRLGDATDIAHAVIFLASDHAGYITGQVLGVNGGMYM
- the fabD gene encoding ACP S-malonyltransferase; the encoded protein is MVALIFPGQGSQYAGMGKALADNFPVARQTFEEADDALQFKISSLCFQGPEEELKLTANTQPAILTTSVAAYRVLESEMSLQPSYLAGHSLGEYSALVASGALAFADAVKTVRARGLFMQEAVPVGTGSMAAILGLEGRDLEEICREAAQGDVVAPANYNSPGQVVIAGHVQAVDRAIALAKEKGAKKAMSLPVSAPFHCSLMIPAGLRLKEVLDGVNVSTMNMPVVSNVEALPNQDHSLIRDLLVRQVSAPVRWDESILKMVDLGVEHFIEVGPGKVLSGLVRRIAKGVPVGNLEDTDSLKNLQANF
- a CDS encoding beta-ketoacyl-ACP synthase III codes for the protein MKNVKITGTGSYVPEKILTNLDLEKFLDTSDEWITSRTGIRTRHVAGDQEVTSDLATEASRRALEMAGVLPEEIDMIIVGTITGDYPWPATACVVQHKLGIRGCAAYDVSAACSGFVYALDTAVSRIRSGVGSKALVIGAEVLTRAVDWEDRNTCVLFGDGAGAVVLEACDEDKGILSTHLHADGSYAELLYQPGFGSRNPASEEGLKARLPYLKMQGNEVFKIAVRSLTDVALEALEANGMTINDVSLFIPHQANQRILDATAKRIGFRDEQVYVNVDRFGNTSGASIPLALDEANRSGKIKPGDIVLLDAFGGGLTWGSALIRW
- the plsX gene encoding phosphate acyltransferase PlsX, coding for MVVAVDAMGGDNAPQVEVEGAVAAARKFGISIILVGDSDRLKSELGKYSTEDLDIRIQQASEVVGMSDSASDAVRKKKDSSIRVAFNLIKNGEASAVVSAGNSGATMAAGMFVLKRIGGIDRPAIATIVPNLSDQTLVLDVGGNVDCKPQHLAQFALMGEVYCRSVLGKERPRVGLLSNGEEEKKGNELSREAHRLLRTAPFNYVGNVEGRDIYNGKTDVVVCDGFVGNVVLKVSEGLVEAVGTMLKKEMSRRFFAKIGFLLAKPAFRAFKKKVDYAEYGGAPLLGIDGVGMICHGGSSPRAIMNAINMAREAVASKTNEKLVAQLEKTESQTDEAAL
- the rpmF gene encoding 50S ribosomal protein L32, whose protein sequence is MAVPKKKTSKSQRDMRRAHDALSAPGISTCPQCKEPKQPHRVCGSCGSYKGKTIVGTEE
- a CDS encoding DUF177 domain-containing protein, with protein sequence MLLHVDNITKEGLTLEFSEPASSFPVLADMQQRNEVLFAGVIQIHLKISMLDGMVSVSGVVQADVVFHCSRCLVEYATPIQSAFDLTYVKELPEVEGDDEEIEVAPEDMGLMLYSGDTIDLREAVQQEVIMALPLRPLCKADCKGLCLKCGGNLNQEVCHCDTDDFSLKFSALKNFKVDEKR
- the mazG gene encoding nucleoside triphosphate pyrophosphohydrolase, whose translation is MTRTAEAINRLVSIIETLRSPSGCPWDAAQTSATLKPFLLEETYEVLEAIDSGKPDALREELGDLLMQIVFHARIFEEKQQFDLADVANEISKKLIRRHPHVFEKSTELDQASLREQWNHIKNKEKTKKDESPNLFSGIPTSLPALARARKTMERTNPKDIEVQHQEKAYKEVSHGLSRLKLDDQTQAETELGEILFSLAKLCYVSKIDPEEALRKATNRYMSFYLK